One Paenibacillus riograndensis SBR5 DNA segment encodes these proteins:
- a CDS encoding response regulator transcription factor translates to MYKVMIVDDEPLFRDYLRLKMDWQRHGFRVCCEARNGREALLEAEKHQPHLALVDINMPFMDGIELAVKLKERFERVVIVFISGHNEFEYLQKAVRTGVQDYLLKPFNEEEMSAMLARIRPKLPQLPREREAEQEGAEGNGPGASPAGQEAPDLSSIRDVIVLGLRMKDADILDEVRKAIRQLRGCKWGSEYADAMMMGLVSLVLTFAGERGFSYSRVWDSEGDKSPFERLKACGSWEGAEEWLTALYRRVIQLTEDVKPTKASNLFAAAIQYIEQHYADAELSAEQVAGGVYVDPSYLRRVFRKESGYSIVDHITHIRMKKARVLLLEGNRKLADISESVGYADPNYFSKSFKKRFGVTPTEYEQLVRK, encoded by the coding sequence ATGTACAAGGTGATGATCGTTGATGACGAGCCGCTGTTCCGCGACTATCTCCGGCTTAAGATGGACTGGCAGCGGCACGGCTTCCGGGTATGCTGCGAAGCGCGTAACGGCCGGGAGGCATTGCTTGAGGCGGAGAAGCATCAGCCCCATCTGGCGCTGGTTGATATTAACATGCCGTTTATGGACGGCATTGAGCTGGCGGTCAAGCTGAAGGAACGGTTTGAACGCGTCGTGATTGTGTTCATTTCGGGACACAACGAATTTGAGTATTTGCAAAAAGCCGTGCGGACAGGCGTACAGGATTATCTGCTCAAGCCGTTTAACGAAGAGGAGATGTCCGCTATGCTGGCCCGTATCCGGCCGAAATTGCCGCAGCTGCCCCGTGAGCGGGAGGCTGAGCAGGAAGGGGCTGAAGGGAACGGGCCGGGGGCAAGCCCCGCCGGACAAGAGGCGCCGGATCTCAGCAGCATCCGCGACGTCATTGTGCTTGGCCTCCGCATGAAAGATGCGGATATTCTGGACGAAGTCCGCAAGGCGATCCGCCAGCTCCGCGGCTGCAAGTGGGGGAGCGAATATGCGGATGCAATGATGATGGGGCTTGTCTCGCTGGTGTTAACCTTTGCGGGTGAACGGGGCTTCTCCTACAGCCGGGTGTGGGACAGCGAAGGCGACAAGTCACCTTTCGAGAGGCTAAAGGCATGCGGGTCCTGGGAGGGGGCTGAAGAGTGGCTGACCGCCTTGTACCGCAGGGTGATACAACTGACAGAAGATGTGAAGCCCACGAAGGCCTCGAATCTGTTTGCTGCGGCTATCCAATATATTGAGCAGCATTATGCGGACGCAGAGCTATCAGCCGAACAGGTGGCAGGCGGCGTATATGTCGATCCCAGCTATTTGCGCCGTGTTTTCCGCAAGGAGTCCGGGTATTCGATTGTCGACCATATTACGCATATCCGCATGAAAAAAGCCAGAGTGTTGCTGCTCGAAGGCAACCGCAAACTGGCCGATATTTCGGAGAGTGTCGGATATGCGGACCCGAATTATTTCAGCAAAAGCTTCAAGAAGCGCTTCGGCGTGACTCCGACAGAATACGAGCAGCTGGTCAGGAAGTAA
- a CDS encoding ABC transporter substrate-binding protein, whose amino-acid sequence MKIEHKRLSALMIAFSMVLALSACGGGNGNTASDQNQDPAAAADSGKVKLKVYAQHFDEDTKGPFDYAVEELKKEMPDVEIELDSAVQDGNQKLKTYAATGNMPDVYFTDWPTLQTFAKSKNVELLDDYESTAQYKQNLNPGVESRLIAPDGHVYAYPDTGIEFQLIYYNKSIFDKVGIAVPIKTIDGLAEAAKKLKAAGYIPMSIFGKEKWISAAFYNGLVTREQAAGFGALEAQGVTELPQAFVTAAEQMKQLQEAGLFDANATNTNYDQASSQFYQGKSAMFVNGQWEIYSSEEKLGDQVDWMYWPAKDEATYEQSKYNIDGAGSPQGYAVSPGSKNKETAVKVAAFLAAKSAEYKYSKLGSPIISPKTDKPIAADVPVMMQRIATELLPNAKEYAKLLSNTQIQNAINDNTQNLLVDGFATENFITNLNRALGKENQ is encoded by the coding sequence ATGAAAATTGAGCACAAACGTTTAAGCGCACTAATGATAGCGTTTTCCATGGTGCTGGCGCTGTCTGCCTGCGGCGGCGGCAACGGCAACACAGCCTCTGACCAAAATCAGGACCCGGCTGCGGCGGCTGACAGCGGCAAGGTCAAGCTGAAGGTATACGCCCAGCACTTTGATGAAGATACGAAAGGCCCTTTCGACTATGCAGTGGAAGAACTGAAGAAGGAAATGCCGGACGTCGAGATCGAGCTGGATTCCGCGGTGCAGGATGGTAATCAAAAACTCAAGACTTATGCTGCCACTGGGAATATGCCTGATGTTTATTTCACCGACTGGCCGACCCTGCAGACCTTTGCCAAATCAAAAAATGTAGAGCTGCTGGACGATTATGAATCAACCGCACAGTATAAGCAAAATCTTAATCCGGGCGTGGAATCCCGCCTGATTGCCCCGGATGGACATGTGTACGCTTATCCCGATACCGGCATTGAGTTTCAGCTGATTTATTATAACAAGTCGATCTTCGACAAGGTTGGCATTGCAGTGCCGATCAAAACCATTGACGGGCTGGCTGAAGCGGCCAAAAAATTGAAAGCGGCGGGCTACATCCCGATGTCCATCTTCGGGAAGGAAAAATGGATTTCAGCCGCATTCTATAACGGTCTCGTCACTAGGGAACAGGCTGCTGGCTTTGGCGCATTGGAGGCACAGGGGGTAACGGAGCTGCCGCAGGCTTTTGTCACGGCCGCAGAGCAAATGAAGCAGCTTCAGGAAGCCGGACTGTTTGACGCCAACGCGACGAACACGAACTATGACCAGGCGTCCTCGCAGTTTTATCAGGGCAAGTCCGCGATGTTCGTCAACGGCCAATGGGAAATCTACAGCTCGGAAGAAAAACTTGGCGACCAGGTTGACTGGATGTACTGGCCGGCCAAAGATGAAGCGACCTATGAACAAAGCAAATATAATATCGACGGTGCGGGATCTCCGCAGGGCTACGCCGTTTCGCCCGGCAGCAAGAATAAGGAGACTGCGGTGAAGGTGGCAGCGTTCCTTGCCGCGAAATCAGCTGAATATAAATATTCGAAGCTGGGCAGCCCGATTATTTCGCCGAAGACGGACAAGCCGATTGCGGCAGACGTGCCGGTTATGATGCAGCGGATCGCCACGGAGCTGCTGCCGAACGCCAAAGAATACGCAAAGCTGCTAAGCAATACGCAAATTCAGAATGCCATCAACGACAACACACAGAACCTGCTGGTGGACGGTTTTGCAACCGAGAACTTTATCACGAACCTGAACCGTGCGCTGGGCAAGGAAAACCAGTAG
- a CDS encoding carbohydrate ABC transporter permease: MNKYLGNKSALALFLLPALLLYSVILIYPVLQTVVRSFYDWDGLSTAAFSGIANYRELFNDPLLSTSLKNGLIFALVLAGFQIGLGTVLALVCANPRTRGRKLLKTAYFIPVVLSVTVVCQLWIAMYDPTNGLVNKLFELLNIPYRQNWLSSPTQSIIAIAFVNAWQFMGYQFSLLYAGVKAVPEDYFEAATIDGCGKWRAHWHVTLPLMRETYKFCFTIAITSGIGAFVQMLIMTNGGPGTTNYTMTFMIYRYAFMESNYGYACAVSVLLVLISLIATVVINKVFDRGQNA, from the coding sequence ATGAATAAATACCTGGGAAATAAATCGGCGCTGGCGCTGTTTCTGCTCCCTGCCCTGTTGTTATATAGCGTGATCCTTATTTATCCTGTGCTGCAGACCGTTGTCCGAAGTTTTTACGATTGGGACGGGCTGAGCACGGCAGCCTTCTCGGGAATTGCCAATTACCGCGAGCTGTTTAACGATCCTTTGCTCTCAACTTCCCTGAAAAACGGGCTGATCTTTGCCCTGGTGCTGGCTGGATTCCAGATTGGACTTGGTACGGTACTGGCGCTCGTATGCGCCAATCCGCGGACCCGCGGACGCAAGCTGCTGAAGACTGCTTATTTCATCCCCGTGGTGCTGTCGGTAACGGTTGTCTGCCAATTGTGGATCGCCATGTACGACCCGACCAACGGTCTTGTGAATAAGCTTTTCGAGCTGCTGAATATTCCCTACCGGCAGAATTGGCTGAGCTCACCGACTCAGTCGATCATTGCCATCGCTTTTGTAAACGCCTGGCAGTTTATGGGCTATCAGTTCTCCCTGCTGTATGCCGGCGTCAAGGCTGTTCCGGAGGATTACTTCGAGGCCGCGACCATCGATGGCTGCGGAAAGTGGCGGGCGCATTGGCATGTTACGCTGCCGCTGATGCGGGAAACGTATAAATTCTGCTTCACCATCGCGATCACCTCCGGGATCGGCGCGTTCGTACAGATGCTGATCATGACCAATGGAGGCCCGGGCACCACCAACTACACGATGACCTTCATGATTTACCGGTATGCCTTTATGGAGAGTAACTACGGATACGCATGCGCCGTATCGGTATTGCTGGTGCTGATCTCGCTCATTGCGACGGTTGTAATCAACAAGGTGTTCGACCGTGGACAGAATGCATAA
- a CDS encoding carbohydrate ABC transporter permease, with product MSPKTFRSIGQFLLQIPLWLYFAVSIYPLFWMISYSLKNNDEIFVTNPFGLPTHFRFENYINAWTQFNIPRYFWNSFVVSIISTVFILLLALMFAFAVARMQWRFRSAVRTYMLVGMFMPLQVIMIPLALLVRDFHLTNTYGALIIPYIAIGLPFSTMVFYGFLVSIPREIEEAACIDGASIYRLFLGVILPLALPAIATIAIFQFLNNWNEFTLAYILISDENMKTLPLGLLFFQGSYSTDWGAMGAVMTIASLPMVLVYLLLSDQVERAMTVGSAVKG from the coding sequence ATGAGCCCAAAAACATTCCGGTCCATCGGGCAGTTCCTGTTGCAAATTCCGTTGTGGCTGTATTTTGCCGTATCCATCTATCCGCTGTTCTGGATGATTTCATATTCCCTGAAGAACAATGACGAAATTTTCGTTACCAATCCGTTTGGCCTGCCGACTCATTTTCGTTTCGAGAACTATATCAATGCCTGGACGCAGTTCAATATTCCACGTTACTTTTGGAACAGCTTTGTCGTTTCCATCATATCCACAGTCTTCATTCTGCTTCTGGCGCTTATGTTCGCCTTTGCCGTGGCCCGGATGCAGTGGAGATTCCGCTCGGCTGTCAGAACTTACATGCTTGTCGGTATGTTCATGCCGCTGCAGGTGATTATGATCCCGCTTGCGCTGCTGGTCCGGGATTTCCATCTCACCAACACCTACGGGGCTCTTATTATTCCCTACATTGCCATCGGCCTGCCGTTCTCAACCATGGTGTTCTACGGCTTCCTGGTCAGCATTCCCCGGGAAATTGAAGAGGCAGCCTGCATCGATGGTGCAAGTATTTACCGGCTGTTTCTCGGGGTCATCCTGCCGCTGGCGCTGCCGGCTATCGCAACGATTGCCATCTTCCAGTTCCTGAACAACTGGAATGAGTTCACTCTGGCGTACATTCTAATCTCGGACGAGAACATGAAGACACTGCCGCTGGGATTGCTTTTCTTCCAGGGCTCGTACAGTACCGACTGGGGAGCAATGGGGGCGGTCATGACTATTGCATCGCTTCCGATGGTACTGGTCTATCTGCTTCTCAGCGATCAGGTGGAGCGGGCCATGACGGTAGGCTCAGCGGTAAAAGGATGA
- a CDS encoding MFS transporter, producing MTEPVIASQAAPAVHSYPKLWANKKFMLLLCSFSISLFGNTFHSIALSLWVLQTTGSAKLVAVLTIINLLLSSLLGSIGGTFADRTNRRKIMLITDLVSCSLVVTLALVLSVPSASFIIVAVLTALTTVSALFQSPAYQSSIVTVVGKEHVQQAVGMLNLSENICRTVGFSVGGIFVAAFGAADAILFDGATFLVSFLLVLAVRSLPMPARANPEPQQKKKFIQDLGEGIRYIWKFPFAKAVIIMLPTLTLFFMPSMMLTQVMAVNVWKSSPFQFGLMEACIPLGYMVGSGLIMILGSKIRRRGLLIMTGLLCLGPMYILLSFITSAAAAIPVVLLIGFMFSFCTLLINIVLRLEISEEIQGRVFGVLGSIMSVAPSIGLSVVSYLSDHFSPGPVMGSIGLLLLLFALYTSTKLKIIRGYR from the coding sequence ATGACAGAACCCGTTATAGCCAGCCAGGCAGCCCCTGCGGTACACTCCTATCCAAAACTGTGGGCCAACAAAAAATTCATGCTGCTGCTCTGCTCTTTTTCCATTTCCCTGTTCGGCAATACTTTTCACAGCATCGCCCTTAGTCTCTGGGTGCTCCAGACCACCGGCAGCGCCAAACTGGTGGCTGTACTGACGATTATTAACCTGTTGCTCAGCTCGCTGCTCGGGTCCATTGGAGGAACGTTCGCGGACCGGACCAACCGCAGAAAGATCATGCTGATTACAGATCTGGTCAGCTGCTCACTGGTAGTCACCCTTGCCCTCGTCCTCTCTGTTCCTTCGGCTTCCTTCATTATTGTAGCTGTGCTTACAGCGCTAACTACGGTGTCAGCCCTTTTCCAGTCCCCTGCCTATCAGTCCTCCATTGTCACCGTTGTCGGCAAAGAGCATGTCCAGCAAGCCGTTGGCATGCTTAACCTGTCGGAGAACATCTGCCGGACGGTTGGCTTTTCCGTAGGCGGAATCTTCGTAGCGGCTTTCGGAGCGGCGGATGCCATTTTATTCGACGGAGCCACGTTTCTGGTCTCCTTCCTGCTCGTTCTTGCTGTCCGTTCCCTGCCGATGCCGGCACGCGCCAATCCAGAGCCCCAACAGAAAAAGAAATTTATTCAGGACCTTGGAGAAGGCATACGTTATATCTGGAAATTCCCCTTTGCCAAGGCCGTCATCATTATGCTTCCGACGCTCACTCTATTCTTCATGCCCTCAATGATGCTGACCCAGGTCATGGCCGTCAACGTCTGGAAGTCCAGTCCCTTTCAGTTCGGGCTTATGGAAGCTTGTATCCCGCTCGGCTATATGGTCGGCTCAGGCCTGATTATGATTCTGGGCTCCAAAATCAGACGGCGGGGATTACTCATTATGACCGGCCTGCTCTGTCTGGGCCCGATGTATATCCTGTTATCCTTCATCACTTCTGCGGCTGCAGCCATTCCCGTGGTGCTGCTGATCGGATTCATGTTCTCGTTCTGCACACTCCTTATCAACATCGTCCTCAGGCTGGAAATTTCCGAAGAAATCCAGGGCAGAGTCTTTGGGGTACTGGGGTCGATTATGAGTGTGGCTCCATCAATCGGCCTATCCGTTGTCTCCTATCTCTCGGATCATTTCAGTCCCGGCCCTGTTATGGGGTCCATTGGACTGCTGCTGCTCCTGTTCGCCTTATATACCTCCACCAAGCTTAAGATCATTCGGGGCTATAGATAG
- a CDS encoding LacI family DNA-binding transcriptional regulator, whose translation MKKTTMKDIAIRANVSVATVSYVLNRVDNQTIPEKTRRQILQLAEELHYIPNLAARSLANQKTGLVGVLVHRSRQLPYWKLHAQLAFIHTLEQRLTAAGYHTLLYSLDTGNPSLDIIVERKLEAVFLIDAQDASFYSISRHFVEGIPLILIDSMIEDKLFKQVVYNYRSALEKALPDDLSQVCLIMESFNNSLLTRYIRSCVPLSDDAVFEIRELQDLLSATAHHRFKQAIVINEFIGSYVEKSGDFEHLTVICTCNSPQMLGERVEKILFQGDKAEVAFELMQELLYHPDYSEQENNCYYVD comes from the coding sequence TTGAAAAAAACAACTATGAAGGACATCGCCATCCGGGCCAACGTATCCGTTGCCACCGTAAGCTATGTGCTGAATCGTGTGGATAATCAGACCATTCCTGAAAAGACACGCCGCCAGATCCTGCAGCTGGCCGAAGAGCTGCATTATATTCCGAATCTGGCAGCCCGTTCACTCGCCAACCAAAAAACCGGTCTGGTAGGTGTATTGGTCCACAGATCCAGGCAGTTGCCTTACTGGAAGCTGCATGCCCAGCTCGCCTTCATTCATACTTTGGAGCAGCGGCTTACAGCAGCCGGTTATCATACGCTGCTCTATTCTCTGGATACCGGCAACCCTTCGCTGGACATTATCGTGGAACGCAAGCTGGAAGCCGTGTTTCTCATCGATGCACAGGACGCCTCCTTCTACTCGATTTCCAGACACTTTGTCGAGGGCATTCCCCTGATCCTGATCGACAGCATGATTGAAGATAAGCTGTTCAAGCAGGTGGTGTACAATTACCGTTCAGCGCTTGAAAAGGCTCTGCCGGACGATCTGTCGCAGGTCTGTTTGATTATGGAGAGCTTCAATAATTCACTCCTTACCCGCTATATCCGCAGCTGTGTTCCTCTGTCTGACGATGCAGTCTTCGAAATCCGCGAGCTTCAGGATCTGCTTTCGGCGACGGCTCATCACCGCTTCAAGCAGGCGATTGTGATCAATGAATTCATTGGCAGCTATGTGGAGAAGTCTGGAGATTTTGAGCATCTGACCGTAATCTGCACCTGCAATTCCCCGCAAATGCTGGGGGAGCGTGTAGAGAAGATTCTTTTTCAGGGGGACAAAGCGGAGGTCGCATTTGAACTCATGCAAGAGCTGTTGTACCATCCGGACTACTCCGAGCAAGAGAATAACTGTTATTATGTAGACTAA
- a CDS encoding DUF1611 domain-containing protein, translating to MDNVVLYPFNKITQGIIRFRDLTDFTVRAVIDFVLHKGKDAAELVEGQAAGIPITDNFEEMFGIADTLILNDPGTSFGNNEGVYGEHNLSQLWRLLVASAHEHKLRIISVHEIIDRPTLDWLLKNGITIEILPQIPASLQHRLHTEYIFPSPGDEVATYLSYFDIDAQITAYNRNICKVGIFATRGCLGKFTAQMSLFRALRQAGEKVQAIITEPTAALFNQPGGDIMKFIAHNPLNQYPYYIHAAVREAESTGCDYVLLSGQGSLLPNENFVIAATKVSYLRALQPDLTILIAGYDDDEQIRDSLDILRIYGNASRPFAILIPDKYEVDFGEYISKTPEEIEQRKEEIRSRFDAAHVESVLDIGRLAGKLANYKKTVRL from the coding sequence ATGGACAATGTGGTGTTGTATCCCTTCAACAAGATTACGCAAGGGATCATCAGGTTCAGGGATTTAACAGATTTTACGGTAAGGGCGGTTATTGATTTTGTCCTGCATAAGGGTAAAGACGCAGCTGAACTGGTGGAAGGCCAAGCGGCAGGAATTCCAATTACGGACAATTTTGAAGAGATGTTCGGCATTGCGGATACCCTGATTCTGAATGATCCGGGAACTTCGTTCGGAAATAACGAAGGCGTATACGGCGAGCATAACCTCAGTCAGCTGTGGAGATTGCTGGTTGCCTCTGCCCATGAGCATAAGCTGAGAATCATCAGTGTGCATGAAATTATTGACCGCCCTACCCTGGATTGGTTGCTTAAGAATGGAATTACGATTGAGATTCTGCCGCAAATCCCCGCAAGTCTGCAGCACCGGCTCCATACAGAATATATATTTCCTTCCCCTGGAGATGAAGTAGCCACTTATTTATCCTATTTTGATATAGACGCACAAATAACCGCTTATAACCGCAATATATGCAAGGTGGGGATATTCGCAACAAGAGGCTGCCTCGGAAAGTTCACGGCTCAAATGTCATTGTTCCGGGCTCTTCGGCAGGCAGGAGAGAAGGTCCAGGCGATTATAACCGAGCCTACGGCTGCGCTCTTCAACCAGCCGGGCGGTGATATCATGAAATTTATTGCCCATAATCCGCTGAACCAATATCCGTACTACATTCACGCGGCTGTCCGGGAAGCGGAGAGCACAGGCTGTGATTATGTCCTGTTGTCAGGTCAAGGTTCGTTGCTCCCGAATGAGAATTTCGTGATTGCAGCAACCAAAGTCTCTTATTTACGGGCCTTGCAGCCGGACTTGACGATCCTGATTGCAGGCTACGATGATGATGAGCAGATCAGAGACAGCCTCGATATTCTCCGCATTTACGGAAATGCCAGCCGGCCGTTTGCTATTCTGATTCCGGATAAATACGAGGTTGATTTTGGAGAATACATCTCGAAGACCCCGGAGGAAATAGAGCAGCGCAAGGAAGAAATCCGCAGCCGCTTTGATGCCGCGCATGTGGAATCGGTGCTGGACATTGGCAGGCTGGCAGGCAAGCTGGCTAACTATAAAAAGACTGTCAGATTATGA
- a CDS encoding DUF1611 domain-containing protein, whose amino-acid sequence MKRVVLYPFNKITQGLLRFRDLLDVEIVSVIDFVEEDGQDAGAQVDGKHSGILIHSSMADGLKDADTLILNDPGTTFGGNSSVFAEHDLAGLWRELVLYASGRGLKVVSVHEIYDRATLDWMAEQQIQIDVVHSPREQLFQEMDKRYGTGGTDIERYLEQFEKEALMFSRPRSIKRVGIFATRGCIGKFTVQMNLYRQFAAEGIPATAFITEPTGFLFGQPEGDIFKFLAQRPLEQYPYYIDTVIHHAQDSGSDWIIMAGQSSILPTMNIAFNSLRYAMLRAFDPEYVLLIADYDDDGAIHDAIEMLRIYSRRPLALLLPDKLETSYGQYEIYPHERRMARKLELEQKFQIHVLFIEQAEAALNLLLEEADAIPAGSGK is encoded by the coding sequence ATGAAGAGAGTTGTACTGTATCCCTTCAATAAAATCACGCAGGGCCTGCTGCGTTTCCGTGACCTGCTGGACGTCGAGATCGTATCGGTCATCGACTTTGTGGAGGAAGACGGGCAGGATGCCGGAGCGCAGGTGGACGGGAAGCATTCGGGGATTCTGATCCATTCGTCGATGGCAGACGGTCTGAAGGACGCGGACACCCTGATTCTGAATGATCCCGGCACCACTTTTGGCGGGAATTCAAGTGTATTCGCTGAACATGATCTTGCCGGATTATGGCGGGAATTGGTCTTATACGCATCCGGCCGGGGCTTAAAGGTGGTCAGTGTGCATGAAATTTATGACCGGGCTACCCTGGACTGGATGGCGGAGCAGCAAATACAGATCGATGTGGTTCACAGCCCCAGGGAGCAGCTTTTTCAGGAGATGGATAAGCGCTATGGCACGGGCGGAACGGATATTGAGCGCTATCTGGAACAGTTCGAAAAGGAAGCTTTGATGTTTTCCCGTCCCAGATCAATTAAGAGAGTCGGGATTTTTGCCACCCGGGGTTGCATCGGGAAGTTTACCGTACAGATGAATCTCTACAGGCAATTCGCAGCGGAGGGCATTCCGGCGACAGCTTTCATCACAGAGCCGACCGGGTTCCTGTTCGGGCAGCCTGAAGGGGATATCTTCAAGTTCCTGGCACAACGCCCGTTGGAGCAGTATCCGTACTATATCGATACTGTGATTCATCATGCCCAGGACAGCGGCAGTGACTGGATCATTATGGCGGGGCAAAGCTCCATTCTTCCCACTATGAATATAGCGTTCAATTCTCTGAGATATGCGATGCTGCGGGCATTTGATCCGGAATATGTTCTGCTGATTGCCGATTATGATGATGACGGCGCCATTCATGATGCGATTGAAATGTTAAGAATCTACTCCAGACGGCCGCTTGCCCTGCTGCTGCCGGATAAGCTGGAAACCTCTTACGGGCAATACGAAATCTATCCCCACGAACGGAGAATGGCCCGGAAGCTTGAACTGGAACAGAAATTTCAAATTCATGTCCTCTTCATCGAACAGGCGGAAGCGGCGCTGAACCTTCTCCTGGAGGAAGCGGATGCCATTCCGGCCGGTTCTGGTAAGTAA
- a CDS encoding carbohydrate-binding module family 20 domain-containing protein translates to MLHPGECIYQIVTDRFCEGNPAGLPVVYYGTEQYMSGGDDPHNRAMMSSFSRETTAYRLVAQLNRLRACNLAIGYGSTKLLYVNSGVLVFERSCKRDVALILINQEDNAQILPSLATSLPQGAYSSLLKDIYPDHPAVAGAEGDMQNVMLAPRSAFVYSYESDLEKPAAVHVYPKAAAPGSEFIIRGRHLGDTGCLTVGGCEAAVISWQSGKIVARVPAVPAGVHPVQGLSEGGQKFRLPEELKVWTGMLVTVRLVLKNVHTDFDTRVYVTGNVYELGAWQAERAAGPFYNQIVYRYPTWYCDISLPADSRIEFKIMLRSGSGMMRLEQGEAHCFHTPAEGVSEIIAEWQGACQESFQLSEGDAAYG, encoded by the coding sequence ATGCTGCATCCGGGCGAATGCATCTATCAGATTGTCACCGACCGGTTCTGTGAAGGCAATCCCGCAGGCCTGCCTGTAGTGTACTATGGAACCGAGCAGTACATGAGCGGTGGAGATGATCCCCACAACCGTGCCATGATGAGCTCCTTCAGCAGGGAGACAACGGCCTACCGGCTTGTGGCGCAGCTTAATCGCTTAAGAGCCTGTAATCTTGCGATTGGTTATGGCAGTACGAAGCTGCTGTATGTCAATTCGGGGGTGCTGGTATTCGAGCGCAGCTGCAAGAGGGATGTGGCACTGATCCTAATTAACCAGGAAGACAATGCGCAAATTCTGCCTTCATTGGCAACTTCGCTGCCGCAAGGTGCTTACTCCAGCCTCCTTAAGGATATTTATCCAGACCACCCGGCGGTTGCGGGAGCCGAAGGAGACATGCAGAATGTAATGCTGGCACCGCGGTCTGCCTTTGTCTATTCTTATGAGTCTGATCTTGAGAAGCCGGCAGCCGTCCATGTCTATCCCAAAGCAGCGGCGCCGGGAAGCGAGTTTATAATCCGGGGCAGACATTTGGGCGATACCGGCTGTCTGACGGTTGGCGGCTGTGAGGCGGCTGTAATCTCATGGCAATCCGGGAAGATCGTTGCCAGGGTTCCGGCGGTTCCGGCAGGCGTACATCCTGTACAGGGTCTGTCAGAAGGGGGGCAGAAGTTCCGGCTCCCGGAAGAACTGAAGGTGTGGACAGGAATGCTGGTTACGGTAAGGCTGGTGCTCAAGAACGTACACACTGATTTTGATACCCGGGTCTATGTGACGGGGAATGTGTATGAGCTTGGAGCCTGGCAGGCGGAGAGGGCGGCAGGGCCATTTTACAACCAGATCGTCTACCGGTATCCAACCTGGTATTGCGATATCAGCCTGCCGGCGGATTCCCGGATCGAGTTCAAAATTATGCTTAGGAGCGGCTCCGGAATGATGCGCTTGGAGCAGGGAGAGGCTCATTGCTTTCATACACCTGCGGAGGGAGTATCCGAAATAATAGCGGAGTGGCAGGGAGCCTGCCAGGAATCCTTTCAATTGTCCGAAGGAGATGCTGCATATGGATGA